A window of Anaerosoma tenue contains these coding sequences:
- a CDS encoding ABC transporter ATP-binding protein, with translation MADLLVADSLEKVYGEGTAATRALKGVSFTVEEGEFASIVGQSGSGKSTLLNLIGLLDTPTSGQVLFAGENTTALGRKGRSRVRNEGLGFVFQFHYLLPEFSVWENLTMPAQIAGRNLSAEERDRALETLALLGLEGLEKKNANQLSGGQKQRVAIGRALMNRPRLILADEPTGNLDTANAAAVYELFRRINAEVGTTFLIVTHDRAVAQQTDRILEVRDGELVQDVRNDYV, from the coding sequence ATGGCTGATCTCCTGGTGGCCGATTCACTCGAGAAGGTCTACGGCGAAGGCACTGCCGCCACGCGCGCGCTCAAAGGCGTGAGCTTCACGGTGGAGGAGGGCGAGTTCGCCTCGATCGTGGGGCAGTCGGGCTCGGGCAAGTCCACGCTGCTCAACCTCATCGGCCTGCTCGACACGCCCACCTCGGGACAGGTGCTCTTCGCGGGCGAGAACACCACCGCCCTCGGACGGAAGGGCAGGTCCCGCGTTCGCAATGAGGGGCTCGGCTTCGTCTTCCAGTTCCACTATCTGCTGCCCGAATTCAGCGTGTGGGAGAACCTCACGATGCCCGCCCAGATCGCGGGCCGAAACCTCAGCGCCGAGGAGCGCGACCGCGCCCTTGAGACGCTCGCGCTGCTCGGCCTCGAGGGGCTGGAGAAGAAGAACGCCAACCAGCTCTCCGGAGGACAGAAGCAGCGCGTGGCGATCGGACGGGCGCTCATGAACCGGCCCAGGCTGATACTGGCGGACGAGCCCACGGGCAACCTGGACACGGCGAACGCGGCCGCGGTGTACGAGCTGTTCCGCAGGATCAACGCCGAGGTCGGCACGACGTTCCTCATCGTGACCCACGATCGCGCGGTGGCACAGCAGACCGACCGTATCCTGGAAGTGCGCGACGGCGAACTCGTGCAGGACGTGCGGAACGACTACGTGTAG
- a CDS encoding ABC transporter ATP-binding protein, with translation MEPIVRIDGVTKRYRLGKQNYVDALRGASLEVAPGEMVAIMGPSGSGKSTLMHIAGCLDTPDAGEVWLSGRRVDGLRGRELARLRGREVGFIFQGFNLVPTMSALENVALAAEYAGASRKSASVVAHALLEEVGLGDRVRHLPSELSGGQQQRVAIARALVNGPSIVMGDEPTGDLDTATSDDIVALMRDVNRDKETTFVIVTHNPEVARACDRTVRMRDGVVDGQVTAAA, from the coding sequence ATGGAACCGATCGTACGCATCGACGGTGTGACGAAGCGCTACCGTCTGGGCAAGCAGAACTACGTGGACGCCCTGCGCGGGGCCTCGCTCGAGGTAGCGCCCGGCGAGATGGTGGCCATCATGGGACCGTCGGGTTCGGGTAAGTCAACACTGATGCATATCGCGGGCTGTCTCGACACACCCGACGCGGGCGAGGTATGGCTCTCGGGCCGTCGGGTCGACGGGTTGAGGGGCCGCGAACTTGCACGGCTTCGCGGGCGGGAGGTGGGCTTCATCTTCCAGGGCTTCAACCTGGTTCCCACCATGTCCGCGCTTGAGAACGTCGCACTTGCCGCGGAGTACGCCGGCGCGTCGCGCAAAAGCGCATCGGTGGTCGCTCACGCGCTGCTCGAGGAGGTCGGTCTCGGCGATCGCGTGCGCCATCTGCCGAGTGAGCTCTCGGGCGGTCAGCAGCAGCGGGTGGCCATCGCCCGGGCGTTGGTGAACGGTCCGTCGATCGTGATGGGCGACGAACCGACAGGCGACCTCGACACCGCGACCTCGGACGACATCGTCGCGTTGATGCGCGACGTCAATCGCGACAAGGAGACGACATTCGTCATCGTCACGCACAACCCTGAGGTCGCCAGGGCGTGTGACAGGACGGTACGTATGCGCGACGGTGTCGTGGACGGACAGGTCACGGCTGCAGCTTAG
- a CDS encoding ABC transporter permease, with translation MRVLRSVFRRKTRALLTIFGITIGVLALVVMGSIAEKLSLLVDGGADYYADKVIVSGMSGMAGFSTEPISTDLIGEIERIDGVARAAGSVMMLLETEPSAVSIGVAANIQASDFREHGYESFESEVVQGRELERGDRGVAVVGADLVSNLDAEVGGTIDVRGTEFEVVGILGKTLTAPDMAVQIPLADAQELLVADLPAAIRDTVDRDTLITSIAVYLEDGQDPDEMATVISQKVDDVSAMGPAGFETSVKEPLKIFNQIIYAIAVVSLLVGGLSVINTMTMSVAERTREIGVRKAIGATDGAIMRQFIAESAVMGVIGGLLGLGLGALVGAAGNQAGAQSATELFLLTPRLAAGSVAFALVLGIVSGLYPAWYAARLNPVRALRYE, from the coding sequence ATGAGGGTCCTACGGTCGGTGTTCAGGCGCAAGACGCGTGCGCTGCTCACCATATTCGGCATCACGATCGGGGTGCTCGCCCTTGTCGTGATGGGGTCGATAGCCGAGAAGCTCAGCCTTCTCGTGGACGGCGGTGCTGACTACTACGCCGACAAGGTGATCGTGAGCGGCATGAGCGGCATGGCCGGCTTCTCCACTGAGCCGATCTCCACAGACCTCATCGGCGAGATCGAGCGGATCGACGGCGTGGCCCGCGCGGCAGGGTCCGTGATGATGCTCCTGGAAACGGAGCCGTCCGCTGTGAGCATCGGCGTGGCCGCCAACATCCAGGCGAGCGACTTCCGGGAGCACGGCTACGAGTCCTTCGAGTCGGAGGTAGTGCAGGGCCGCGAGCTCGAACGGGGCGACCGCGGCGTGGCGGTCGTCGGGGCCGACCTGGTATCCAATCTCGACGCCGAGGTGGGTGGCACGATCGACGTGCGCGGCACCGAGTTCGAGGTGGTGGGCATTCTCGGCAAGACCCTCACGGCGCCGGACATGGCCGTGCAGATCCCGCTTGCCGACGCGCAGGAGCTCCTGGTCGCCGACCTTCCGGCCGCTATACGGGACACGGTCGATCGTGACACGCTCATCACGTCGATCGCCGTCTACCTTGAGGACGGTCAGGATCCCGACGAGATGGCCACGGTCATCTCGCAGAAGGTCGATGATGTCTCGGCCATGGGTCCCGCCGGCTTCGAGACCTCGGTGAAGGAGCCGCTGAAGATTTTCAACCAGATCATCTACGCCATCGCCGTCGTGTCGCTTCTGGTGGGAGGTCTGTCCGTGATCAACACCATGACCATGTCGGTGGCCGAGCGTACACGTGAGATAGGTGTCCGCAAGGCGATCGGCGCCACCGACGGCGCGATCATGCGCCAGTTCATCGCCGAGTCGGCCGTGATGGGCGTGATCGGAGGTCTTCTCGGTCTCGGCCTCGGGGCGCTCGTGGGGGCGGCGGGCAATCAGGCGGGGGCGCAGAGCGCAACCGAGCTGTTCCTCCTGACACCCCGGCTCGCCGCAGGGTCTGTCGCATTCGCGCTGGTGCTCGGCATCGTCTCGGGGCTGTACCCGGCGTGGTACGCGGCCCGGCTGAACCCGGTGCGCGCCCTGCGCTACGAATGA
- a CDS encoding TetR/AcrR family transcriptional regulator, with protein MAARPSNPRMAADIIEAAASLVEENGPEGVTMRLVAERIGYSATTIYLYFKNKEQLLDETVNRAYDWFADALERAQTADTAPERIRQGAHAYVEWGLTNPGMYRLMFEWGYLGDISDEAIFARRASWRRTRNVVERGVEDGCYRSDLDSALAADTIWVGVHGLTSLAISGRMFGNPGVADPVVVARRTHQLADALADSWEAAWRA; from the coding sequence ATGGCCGCACGCCCATCGAATCCCCGCATGGCGGCGGACATCATCGAGGCTGCAGCCTCCCTCGTGGAAGAGAACGGGCCCGAGGGGGTCACGATGCGCCTCGTGGCCGAGCGCATCGGATACAGCGCGACGACGATCTACCTGTACTTCAAGAACAAGGAGCAGTTGCTCGACGAGACCGTCAACAGGGCGTACGACTGGTTCGCGGACGCGCTCGAGCGGGCGCAGACAGCGGATACCGCTCCCGAGCGCATACGACAGGGCGCTCACGCATACGTGGAGTGGGGCCTCACCAATCCGGGGATGTATCGCCTGATGTTCGAGTGGGGCTATCTGGGCGACATCTCCGACGAAGCGATCTTCGCGCGCCGGGCCAGCTGGCGGCGTACACGCAACGTGGTGGAACGCGGCGTGGAGGACGGCTGCTACCGATCCGATCTGGACAGCGCGCTTGCGGCCGACACCATCTGGGTGGGCGTGCACGGCCTGACCTCGCTCGCCATCTCTGGACGCATGTTCGGCAACCCGGGGGTAGCCGATCCCGTGGTGGTTGCCAGGCGGACCCATCAGCTTGCCGATGCGCTCGCTGACAGCTGGGAGGCCGCCTGGCGAGCCTGA
- a CDS encoding DUF72 domain-containing protein, translating to MGRVHVGTCSWADRTMIEAWYPPDVSTPAARLRHYAQRFDTVEADAPFYAIPDRRVVENWTRRTPEGFVFHVKAFGMMTQHAVDERALHPELREYPHEVERGRVKRPSQEMVDLAFDLFCDSIEPLEREGKLGGVLMQFPPFFTALDDAVLEDNLAYIDYARGRLGKRRMLVEFRHPSWVSPERVRDTLRFLSDRDITYVGVDAPQFPTHTTMPPLVAATSRVGYVRLHGRNRDTYFARNVSAADRFDYLYGQDELEEWVPRVRELAEQTDVTYVMFNNCKYDYAPRNARELADILGPELVKPVTGEHEQQLDLDI from the coding sequence GTGGGACGGGTGCATGTGGGCACCTGCTCGTGGGCCGACAGGACCATGATCGAGGCGTGGTATCCGCCTGACGTGTCGACACCTGCGGCGCGCCTGCGGCACTACGCACAGCGCTTCGATACCGTGGAGGCCGACGCTCCCTTCTACGCAATCCCGGATCGACGGGTGGTCGAGAACTGGACGCGGCGCACGCCGGAGGGCTTCGTCTTCCACGTGAAGGCGTTCGGCATGATGACCCAGCACGCGGTCGATGAGCGGGCGCTCCATCCCGAGCTTCGCGAGTACCCGCATGAGGTCGAGCGCGGCCGCGTGAAGCGTCCCTCCCAGGAGATGGTGGATCTCGCGTTCGACCTCTTCTGCGATTCGATCGAGCCGCTTGAGCGCGAAGGCAAGCTTGGCGGTGTCCTCATGCAGTTCCCGCCGTTCTTCACCGCTCTCGACGATGCGGTCCTCGAGGACAACCTGGCCTACATCGACTACGCACGAGGTCGGCTCGGCAAGCGGCGGATGCTCGTGGAGTTCCGTCATCCCTCCTGGGTCTCCCCCGAACGGGTGCGCGACACGCTGCGGTTCCTCAGCGATCGTGACATCACCTACGTGGGGGTCGACGCACCGCAGTTCCCCACGCACACCACGATGCCGCCGCTCGTGGCGGCCACGTCGAGGGTGGGGTACGTACGGCTGCACGGCCGCAACCGTGACACCTACTTCGCCAGGAATGTGTCCGCCGCGGACCGCTTCGACTACCTGTACGGCCAAGACGAGCTCGAGGAATGGGTCCCACGGGTACGGGAGCTCGCGGAGCAGACCGATGTCACGTACGTGATGTTCAACAACTGCAAGTACGACTATGCGCCTCGCAACGCACGGGAGCTCGCGGACATCCTCGGCCCCGAGCTCGTCAAGCCGGTGACCGGCGAGCACGAGCAGCAGCTGGATCTGGACATCTAG
- a CDS encoding alpha/beta fold hydrolase, translating into MTEPLPVTIHQAELASTSLRYAECGDGPPLIIVPATISLIEDWTPMIQFVAQRYRTYFFEMPGHGGSAPLQDGFSSARLADVIGQLADHVGADRFALLGFSFGGILALRALQAHGDRVTKVGLLSPCVSNRALTRPSLDRALVSTVTAVLERRLPRHTLARLFASERAVRLFAWFMQDVGGFESPTDLRARLMSYSESTIWVLAAQVREILTVTEEDLAGPYRQPCFFGMSRFDPLLDYATTERFVRANFADLVVETFDWDYHAPPVPLTFDDYVRDYTPLLEADAARVSAGTGTGI; encoded by the coding sequence TTGACCGAACCGTTGCCCGTCACCATCCACCAGGCCGAGCTGGCGTCGACCAGTCTGCGGTACGCGGAGTGCGGCGATGGGCCACCGCTCATCATCGTGCCCGCCACCATCAGCCTCATCGAGGACTGGACGCCGATGATCCAGTTCGTGGCTCAACGCTATCGCACGTACTTCTTCGAGATGCCGGGCCACGGCGGGAGTGCGCCCCTCCAGGACGGCTTCTCCAGCGCCCGCCTGGCCGACGTCATCGGCCAGCTCGCGGACCACGTTGGCGCGGATCGGTTCGCCCTTCTCGGCTTCTCATTCGGCGGCATCCTCGCGCTGCGGGCGCTGCAGGCGCACGGCGACCGTGTGACGAAGGTCGGGCTTCTCTCGCCGTGCGTGAGCAACCGGGCCCTCACACGACCCTCGCTCGACCGCGCACTCGTGTCCACCGTCACGGCGGTGCTGGAGCGACGACTGCCGCGGCACACGCTGGCGCGCCTCTTCGCGAGCGAGCGGGCGGTCCGGCTGTTTGCGTGGTTCATGCAGGATGTGGGTGGCTTCGAATCGCCCACAGACTTGCGCGCCCGCCTCATGTCGTACTCGGAGTCGACGATCTGGGTGCTGGCCGCACAGGTGCGCGAGATCCTCACGGTGACCGAGGAGGACCTGGCCGGACCCTACCGGCAGCCGTGCTTCTTCGGCATGTCGCGATTCGACCCGCTGCTCGACTACGCGACCACCGAGCGCTTCGTGCGCGCGAACTTCGCCGACCTTGTTGTGGAGACGTTCGATTGGGACTATCACGCACCCCCGGTGCCGCTCACGTTCGATGATTACGTGCGTGACTACACACCGCTGCTCGAGGCCGACGCTGCGCGTGTGTCCGCAGGTACCGGCACGGGTATCTAA
- a CDS encoding DUF5677 domain-containing protein, whose product MAETHAVLDALRAPLDAGLELDNTPGAFLASIFLVRCARNLAAVLLLCETGWAPEAQTLLRAMVEDMVTLSYISTDPEQLPLKWLRFENRRLPDAEQLLAAFSGQKMPEREDQPKYERWTRLSFNGMAKRAEKVVPGILEYLRYVYPILSDRAHGNTSASSMYMRVYPDGTVEPLYLPSGAQSEITLCNAVTVTYTTAERVRALGVTVDLGPIELAEQRIYDACGLPLELPEELAD is encoded by the coding sequence ATGGCGGAGACGCACGCAGTCCTCGATGCCTTGCGTGCGCCGCTCGATGCCGGACTCGAGCTTGACAACACTCCCGGCGCTTTCCTCGCCTCCATCTTCCTGGTGCGATGCGCGCGCAACCTGGCCGCCGTGCTGCTCCTGTGCGAGACGGGCTGGGCCCCCGAGGCCCAGACGCTGCTGCGGGCCATGGTGGAGGACATGGTCACGTTGTCGTACATCTCCACCGACCCCGAGCAGCTCCCCCTCAAGTGGTTGCGCTTCGAGAACCGTCGGCTGCCCGACGCCGAGCAACTCCTCGCCGCGTTCTCGGGACAGAAGATGCCCGAGCGCGAGGACCAACCCAAGTACGAACGCTGGACACGCCTGAGCTTCAACGGGATGGCCAAGCGCGCGGAGAAGGTCGTGCCGGGGATCCTTGAGTACCTCAGGTACGTCTATCCGATCCTCTCCGACCGCGCCCACGGCAACACCTCCGCGAGCAGCATGTACATGCGCGTGTATCCTGATGGGACCGTTGAGCCGCTGTACCTGCCATCTGGCGCCCAGTCGGAGATCACGCTCTGCAACGCCGTCACGGTCACGTACACCACGGCGGAGCGCGTGAGGGCGCTTGGCGTGACCGTCGATCTTGGCCCGATCGAGCTCGCAGAGCAGCGGATCTACGACGCGTGCGGTCTCCCGCTCGAACTGCCGGAGGAGTTGGCGGACTAG
- a CDS encoding cation diffusion facilitator family transporter, with translation MATHGGSKTAVVAAVVGNFIIAVIKFVAAGITGSSAMISEGIHSLVDTGNGGLLLLGINRAKRPADEEHPFGHGKALYFWTLVVSVSIFGIGGGMSLYEGISHIRHVAPGAPTSDPTANYIVLGIAMLVEGYTFSVALREFLKVKGTKGAWEYIRGAKDPSTFTVLLEDSAAMAGLVFAFLGVFFGHLLGNPYLDGVASVAIGAILMGVAFVLAFETKGLLLGEGVDPETLADIRRRVLGDPAVEGVGDILTMYIGPYALLVNLGVQFRGGSTTEEIHDAIGRIEADLMGAYPACTRIYIEAESLRPALADAQAPA, from the coding sequence ATGGCGACGCACGGCGGATCGAAGACGGCAGTGGTGGCGGCGGTCGTTGGCAACTTCATCATCGCGGTGATCAAGTTCGTGGCTGCCGGGATCACCGGCTCCTCGGCCATGATCTCCGAGGGGATCCACTCCCTTGTGGACACCGGCAACGGCGGCTTGCTGCTGCTTGGGATCAACCGCGCGAAGCGTCCCGCCGATGAGGAGCATCCCTTCGGGCACGGCAAGGCGCTGTACTTCTGGACGCTGGTGGTCTCGGTCTCGATCTTCGGCATCGGTGGCGGGATGTCACTCTACGAAGGCATCTCCCACATCAGGCATGTCGCCCCGGGTGCGCCCACGTCCGACCCCACAGCCAACTACATCGTGCTCGGTATCGCCATGCTTGTTGAGGGCTACACCTTCAGTGTCGCGCTGCGCGAGTTCCTGAAGGTGAAGGGCACCAAGGGGGCGTGGGAGTACATCCGTGGCGCGAAGGACCCGAGCACGTTCACGGTGCTGCTCGAGGACAGCGCTGCCATGGCAGGTCTGGTCTTCGCGTTCCTGGGTGTCTTCTTCGGCCACCTGCTCGGCAATCCGTATCTCGACGGTGTCGCGTCTGTGGCGATCGGCGCGATCCTCATGGGCGTGGCCTTCGTGCTGGCGTTCGAGACCAAGGGACTCCTGCTCGGCGAGGGCGTGGACCCGGAGACGCTGGCCGACATCCGTCGGCGCGTGCTCGGCGATCCGGCTGTCGAGGGCGTGGGAGACATCCTGACGATGTATATCGGGCCGTATGCGCTGCTCGTGAATCTCGGCGTGCAGTTCAGGGGTGGATCGACGACTGAGGAGATCCACGACGCCATCGGGCGCATCGAGGCAGACCTCATGGGCGCGTATCCAGCGTGCACGCGCATCTACATCGAAGCGGAGTCGCTGCGTCCCGCGCTCGCGGACGCCCAGGCGCCCGCCTGA
- a CDS encoding cytochrome c3 family protein — translation MFRSFKRWFASTSRPQRMMWLGVLIIAFLGFVLGSTTATSTNWFCTQPCHNVHDDNTLTFNAGSHVMMSCAACHEPFEGGLIALTLAKIEVAPDLIPTVLGTYPMPLNENHSVALEMGDEFCTQCHDLGTREVNASYGIIIDHAAHTDRGITCASCHNRVAHPEEGIEYQQEGNRHHEDWMVMDACYRCHGLEASAEAPGECSACHTEKFDLIPASHDAAGWYEAFGESGGHAAAYTEEASRVAQAEEWVAGLEEVHHSEAPEDLGYERTVNTCYTCHLKQYCTDCHGVEMPHPAGFSEDHGDLGLSNPQSCATCHARSEEEVAGNEFCNACHHPDSTPGTSWIDQHWVSVRDSGGSACFECHNPTYCATCHVSGEEAAREFMLQEAQ, via the coding sequence ATGTTCAGATCCTTCAAGCGATGGTTCGCATCGACGTCACGACCGCAGCGCATGATGTGGCTCGGAGTACTCATCATCGCGTTCCTCGGATTCGTGCTTGGCAGCACCACCGCTACATCCACCAACTGGTTCTGCACCCAACCGTGCCACAACGTGCACGACGACAACACACTCACGTTCAACGCGGGGTCGCATGTGATGATGTCGTGCGCCGCGTGCCATGAGCCGTTCGAGGGCGGGCTCATCGCACTCACACTCGCCAAGATCGAGGTAGCGCCCGACCTCATCCCCACCGTGCTCGGCACCTACCCGATGCCGCTCAACGAGAACCACTCCGTAGCGCTTGAGATGGGCGACGAGTTCTGCACCCAATGCCACGACCTCGGGACTCGTGAGGTCAACGCGTCCTACGGCATCATCATCGACCACGCTGCGCACACCGACCGGGGCATCACCTGTGCGTCGTGCCACAACCGGGTGGCGCATCCCGAGGAAGGCATCGAGTACCAGCAGGAGGGCAACCGGCATCACGAGGACTGGATGGTGATGGATGCCTGCTACCGCTGTCACGGACTCGAAGCGAGTGCCGAGGCCCCCGGCGAGTGCTCGGCATGCCACACGGAGAAGTTCGACCTGATCCCCGCGAGCCATGACGCCGCAGGCTGGTACGAGGCGTTCGGCGAGAGCGGAGGCCACGCAGCCGCTTACACCGAGGAGGCCTCACGCGTGGCGCAGGCTGAGGAGTGGGTGGCCGGGCTGGAGGAGGTCCACCACAGCGAGGCGCCTGAGGACCTCGGCTACGAGCGGACGGTGAACACCTGCTACACCTGCCATCTCAAGCAGTACTGCACCGACTGCCACGGCGTTGAGATGCCACATCCGGCCGGCTTCTCGGAGGACCACGGCGACCTCGGCCTGTCGAATCCGCAGAGTTGTGCAACGTGCCACGCGCGCAGCGAGGAGGAGGTGGCCGGCAACGAGTTCTGCAACGCCTGCCACCATCCGGACAGCACGCCGGGCACCAGCTGGATCGATCAACACTGGGTGTCGGTGCGTGACTCGGGCGGCAGCGCGTGCTTCGAGTGCCACAACCCCACCTACTGCGCAACGTGTCACGTGAGCGGCGAGGAGGCAGCGCGCGAGTTCATGCTGCAGGAAGCGCAGTAG
- a CDS encoding HsmA family protein, translated as MPQQLILPAIVMSLAFVLYTAGVWSERVQRDLKGWHVVLFWLGIVCDGTATYLMRLLVMMGEDPGVIHGVTGLAAFLLMLLHALWATWVFLRGRPEAREGFHRYSVAVWIVWLVPYLGGMVAGIARGAGG; from the coding sequence ATGCCGCAGCAACTCATACTCCCCGCGATCGTCATGTCGCTTGCGTTCGTCCTGTACACCGCAGGTGTCTGGTCGGAGCGCGTCCAGCGCGACCTCAAGGGCTGGCACGTCGTACTGTTCTGGCTCGGCATCGTGTGCGACGGTACCGCCACGTACCTGATGCGGCTGCTGGTGATGATGGGGGAAGACCCGGGTGTGATCCACGGCGTCACCGGTCTGGCGGCGTTCCTGCTGATGCTGCTCCATGCCCTGTGGGCTACGTGGGTGTTCCTGCGAGGCCGACCGGAAGCGCGCGAAGGCTTCCATCGCTACAGCGTCGCGGTGTGGATCGTCTGGCTCGTGCCGTATCTCGGCGGCATGGTGGCCGGCATCGCACGCGGGGCGGGCGGGTAG
- a CDS encoding bacteriohemerythrin produces MDDSSWDGSLATGDPVVDEQHREIHKILEYAETADDRPEEMMAVLERLMDHVYTHFATEEDLMEATSYTGPAADDHKADHHRLTDEARGAVLGLRSGEITSMRPLVAMLQDWLASHVQDHDRVFIEHVRAVRAGGE; encoded by the coding sequence ATGGACGACAGCAGCTGGGATGGATCGCTCGCAACGGGCGACCCGGTCGTCGATGAGCAGCACCGCGAGATCCACAAGATCCTCGAGTACGCCGAGACGGCCGACGATCGTCCGGAGGAGATGATGGCCGTCCTCGAGCGTCTCATGGACCACGTGTACACTCACTTCGCCACCGAGGAGGACCTCATGGAGGCGACATCCTACACGGGGCCTGCGGCGGACGATCACAAGGCCGACCATCACCGCCTCACCGATGAGGCGCGCGGTGCGGTCCTCGGGCTGCGCAGCGGCGAGATCACGAGCATGCGCCCCCTCGTCGCGATGTTGCAGGACTGGCTTGCCTCACACGTGCAGGACCACGACCGCGTCTTCATCGAGCACGTGAGGGCTGTCCGCGCCGGGGGCGAGTGA
- the msrA gene encoding peptide-methionine (S)-S-oxide reductase MsrA, producing MATIYLAGGCFWGLEKYFSLVNGVVATDVGYANGTTDSPSYEEVCSGRTGHAETVRLDYDPAVAPLPFLLELFYEVIDPVSVNRQGNDVGTQYRTGIYYTDPAERAVIDRSIAALQEGYDRPIAIEVAPLANYFSAEGYHQDYLEKNPGGYCHIGLSDFEHARSARPAEEHFAE from the coding sequence ATGGCGACCATCTACCTTGCTGGCGGTTGCTTCTGGGGGCTGGAGAAGTACTTCTCTCTGGTGAACGGCGTTGTGGCAACCGACGTGGGCTACGCCAACGGCACCACCGACTCGCCCTCGTATGAGGAGGTCTGCTCCGGACGGACGGGTCATGCCGAGACCGTGCGCCTGGACTACGACCCCGCTGTCGCGCCGCTGCCGTTCCTCCTTGAGCTCTTCTACGAGGTCATCGACCCGGTGTCGGTGAACCGTCAGGGCAACGACGTCGGCACCCAGTACCGTACCGGCATCTACTACACGGATCCCGCGGAGCGCGCGGTGATCGACCGATCGATAGCCGCATTGCAGGAGGGATACGACCGGCCCATAGCCATCGAGGTGGCGCCGCTCGCGAACTACTTCTCCGCCGAAGGCTATCACCAGGACTACCTGGAGAAGAACCCCGGCGGCTACTGCCACATAGGGCTCTCCGATTTCGAGCATGCCAGGAGTGCGCGACCCGCTGAGGAGCATTTCGCCGAGTAG
- a CDS encoding hydrogenase maturation protease, with amino-acid sequence MRYLIGIGTYMGLDDSIGLRIAEAIAERGLERGFRAVELQGNLLDLLHYLDPGTDSVLVVDSARMGLAPGEYRFFSPEDVISRKRLDGISTHEGDLLKVLDFAREINVTPPPITLLGIEPAGVVPEMGLSAELEQRFPEYLEAATGFFANAV; translated from the coding sequence ATGCGGTATCTGATCGGCATCGGCACGTATATGGGGCTGGACGACTCGATCGGTCTGAGGATCGCCGAGGCGATTGCCGAGCGCGGACTCGAACGCGGGTTCCGGGCCGTCGAGCTGCAGGGCAACCTGCTCGACCTGCTCCACTACCTCGATCCCGGCACAGACTCCGTTCTCGTGGTCGACTCGGCGCGTATGGGGCTCGCCCCGGGGGAGTACCGGTTCTTCTCGCCCGAGGATGTGATCTCGCGCAAGAGGCTCGACGGCATCAGCACCCACGAGGGGGATCTGCTCAAGGTGCTCGACTTCGCGCGTGAGATCAACGTCACGCCTCCGCCGATCACGCTCCTCGGCATAGAACCTGCTGGAGTGGTGCCAGAGATGGGCCTCTCGGCAGAGCTCGAGCAGCGTTTCCCCGAGTATCTCGAGGCCGCCACCGGGTTCTTCGCCAACGCGGTGTAG